From one Gallionella capsiferriformans ES-2 genomic stretch:
- the gltB gene encoding glutamate synthase large subunit, which produces MQQGLYDPRQERDACGVGFVAHIKGKKSHDMVSQGLQILENLTHRGATGADPLAGDGAGILLQIPDAFFRVQCAARGLALPEVYGVGMLFLPTDVAARAACEQIIADKIAAEGQILLGWRDVPVNSAILGESVKLVEPTVRQVFIGCGANCIDTDSFERKLFVIRKTAEHAVNALPNVQGFYIPSLSARTIVYKGMLLADQVGKYYPDLQDSTLVSALALVHQRFSTNTFPSWDLAHPFRMIAHNGEINTVRGNVNWMAARHAAMSSKLLGEDLEKLWPLIVDGQSDSACFDNALELLVAGGYSLPHAMMLLIPEAWAGNPLMDEERRAFYEYHAALMEPWDGPAAVAFTDGKMIGATLDRNGLRPARYLITDDDVVLLASEMGVLNIPQHKVVKKWRLQPGRMFLIDMEAGRIIDDSELKTQLATAKPYRQWIDESRFFLGDLPSTVSEVKLAASLLDTQQAFGYSQEDIKFILAPMIAAGEEPTGSMGTDAALAVLSNKNRSFFDYFQQLFAQVTNPPIDPIREEIVMSLTSFIGPKPNLLGIEETVPSLRLEVHQPVLSNDDIARLRNIDALTQGRYRSLVLDITYPATEGAAGCEASVMALCAAADRAVADGYNVLILSDRSMSAERVAIPALVACSKVHQHLVREGLRTSTGLVVDTGSAREVHHFALLAGYGAEAVCPWLAFETIMAMSAASGTDAKEAKKRFIKAIDKGLMKVMSKMGISTYQSYCGAQIFEAIGLNASFVAQYFTGTATQIEGIGLSEVAEEALRNHKDAFGKDPVLANALDAGGEYAYRVRGEEHMWTPDSIAKLQMATRTNNASTYKEYAKLINDQSTKLKTLRGLFEIKSVGASVPLDEVDSAASIVKRFVTGAMSLGSISTEAHTNLAIAMNRIGGKSNTGEGGEDAARFAVLKGGEMLSDIIGKSRIEADREMLAGDSLRSKIKQVASGRFGVTAEYLASADQIQIKMAQGAKPGEGGQLPGHKVSEYIAKLRFSVPGVGLISPPPHHDIYSIEDLAQLIHDLKNSNPSASISVKLVSEVGVGTVAAGVSKAKADHIVVSGFDGGTGASPLSSIKHAGTPWELGLAEAQQTLVLNQLRGRVALQVDGQLKTGRDVLIGALLGADEFGFATAPLVVQGCIMMRKCHLNTCPVGVATQDPELRRKFTGQPEHVVNYFFFVAEEVRELMAQMGIRRFVDLIGRSDLLDVKHSIAHWKSQGLDFSKVFHQPAVAASVARQHAEQQDHELDRALDNTLIAGAKAALENQVAVVIESPIRNVNRTVGTMLSHQVARRYGNAGLPADTIRVNFKGTAGQSFGAFLSHGISFELRGEGNDYVGKGLCGGRIAIMPPAEAKLVASENIIVGNTVLYGATSGECYFNGVAGERFAVRNSGAIAVVEGLGDHGCEYMTGGMVIVLGQTGRNFAAGMSGGVAYVLDETGDFEKRCNLTMVALEPVEEELATLDSTDELPSSHGRVHFNHLNKADEHALREQIEKHLLYTGSERARMVLENWADYLPKFTKVMPTDYRRALQEQAAENVKNGEAA; this is translated from the coding sequence ATGCAACAAGGTTTGTATGATCCGCGCCAGGAGCGCGATGCCTGTGGAGTGGGATTTGTCGCCCATATCAAGGGTAAAAAAAGCCATGATATGGTTAGCCAGGGGTTGCAAATACTGGAAAACCTGACCCATCGCGGTGCGACCGGTGCTGATCCGCTGGCCGGCGACGGTGCGGGTATCCTGTTGCAGATTCCCGATGCATTCTTCCGTGTCCAGTGTGCGGCGCGGGGTTTGGCGTTGCCGGAAGTTTATGGCGTGGGGATGTTGTTTCTGCCGACGGATGTCGCAGCGCGTGCTGCGTGCGAACAGATCATTGCCGATAAAATCGCGGCTGAAGGCCAAATCTTGCTGGGCTGGCGCGATGTGCCGGTTAATAGCGCGATTCTTGGTGAGAGCGTAAAGCTCGTCGAGCCTACTGTGCGTCAGGTCTTTATCGGTTGTGGCGCAAACTGCATCGACACGGACTCCTTCGAGCGTAAACTGTTCGTGATTCGCAAGACGGCTGAACACGCCGTGAATGCGTTGCCCAATGTGCAGGGCTTCTATATTCCTTCATTGTCGGCGCGCACGATTGTTTACAAAGGTATGTTGCTGGCAGATCAGGTAGGCAAGTACTATCCGGACCTGCAGGACAGTACGCTGGTCAGCGCGCTGGCACTGGTGCATCAGCGTTTCTCCACCAATACCTTCCCGAGTTGGGATTTGGCGCATCCGTTTCGCATGATTGCGCACAACGGCGAAATCAACACGGTGCGTGGTAATGTGAACTGGATGGCGGCGCGCCATGCGGCGATGTCCTCCAAATTGCTGGGCGAAGATCTGGAAAAGCTCTGGCCGCTGATCGTTGATGGTCAGTCCGATTCGGCCTGTTTCGACAACGCTTTGGAACTTTTGGTTGCTGGTGGCTATTCGTTGCCGCACGCGATGATGTTGCTGATCCCTGAAGCTTGGGCCGGTAATCCGCTGATGGATGAAGAGCGCCGCGCGTTCTATGAATATCACGCCGCACTGATGGAGCCATGGGATGGCCCTGCCGCTGTTGCCTTTACCGATGGCAAAATGATCGGTGCAACGCTCGACCGCAATGGTCTGCGTCCTGCCCGCTATCTGATTACCGATGACGATGTGGTGTTGCTCGCGTCTGAAATGGGCGTTTTGAATATTCCTCAGCACAAGGTTGTCAAAAAATGGCGTTTGCAACCGGGGCGCATGTTCCTGATCGACATGGAGGCGGGTCGTATTATCGACGACAGCGAACTGAAGACTCAGCTGGCGACGGCCAAACCTTATCGTCAGTGGATCGACGAATCGCGTTTCTTCCTGGGTGACCTGCCTAGCACGGTGAGCGAGGTCAAGCTTGCCGCATCCTTGCTCGATACGCAGCAGGCGTTTGGCTATTCGCAAGAAGACATCAAGTTTATTCTGGCGCCGATGATCGCTGCCGGTGAAGAGCCGACCGGTTCCATGGGTACGGATGCCGCGCTGGCGGTGCTGTCGAACAAGAACCGCTCCTTCTTTGATTATTTCCAGCAGTTGTTTGCTCAGGTGACCAATCCGCCGATCGATCCGATACGCGAAGAAATCGTCATGTCGCTGACCTCCTTCATCGGTCCTAAACCTAATTTGCTCGGCATCGAGGAAACGGTGCCTTCGTTGCGCCTGGAAGTGCATCAGCCTGTGTTGTCGAATGACGATATCGCCCGTTTGCGCAATATCGATGCGTTGACGCAAGGCCGCTATCGCTCGCTCGTGCTGGATATCACTTATCCGGCAACCGAGGGCGCGGCAGGTTGTGAAGCATCCGTGATGGCGCTTTGTGCGGCAGCCGACCGTGCGGTCGCTGACGGCTATAACGTGCTGATCCTGTCTGATCGCAGTATGTCGGCTGAACGCGTTGCGATTCCGGCTCTGGTTGCCTGTTCGAAAGTACATCAGCATCTGGTGCGTGAAGGGCTGCGTACCAGCACGGGGCTTGTTGTTGACACAGGTTCCGCTCGCGAGGTTCATCACTTTGCGCTTCTGGCGGGTTACGGCGCGGAAGCCGTGTGTCCGTGGCTGGCATTTGAAACCATCATGGCGATGAGCGCAGCGTCTGGCACGGATGCCAAGGAAGCCAAGAAGCGCTTCATCAAGGCGATCGACAAGGGCTTGATGAAAGTGATGTCCAAGATGGGTATCTCCACCTATCAATCCTACTGCGGCGCGCAGATTTTTGAAGCGATCGGTCTGAATGCCTCCTTCGTTGCGCAATATTTCACCGGCACGGCAACCCAGATCGAAGGGATTGGTTTGTCAGAAGTCGCTGAAGAAGCGCTGCGTAACCATAAAGATGCGTTTGGCAAAGATCCTGTGTTGGCGAACGCGCTGGATGCCGGTGGCGAATATGCTTACCGCGTGCGCGGCGAAGAGCACATGTGGACGCCGGATTCCATTGCGAAATTGCAGATGGCAACGCGTACCAATAATGCGTCTACCTATAAGGAATACGCCAAGCTGATCAACGATCAAAGCACGAAGTTGAAGACTTTGCGCGGATTGTTTGAAATCAAGTCGGTCGGCGCTTCCGTGCCGCTCGATGAAGTCGATTCTGCTGCATCCATCGTCAAACGTTTCGTGACCGGCGCGATGTCGCTCGGTTCTATTTCGACCGAAGCGCATACCAATCTCGCGATTGCGATGAACCGCATCGGCGGCAAGTCCAATACCGGTGAGGGGGGTGAGGATGCGGCGCGCTTTGCGGTGCTGAAGGGCGGCGAGATGCTCTCCGATATCATCGGCAAGAGCCGTATTGAGGCGGATCGCGAGATGCTGGCAGGGGATTCGTTGCGTTCGAAAATCAAGCAGGTTGCATCCGGTCGTTTCGGTGTAACCGCCGAATATCTGGCCAGTGCCGATCAGATTCAGATCAAAATGGCGCAGGGTGCTAAACCCGGCGAAGGCGGCCAACTGCCCGGCCATAAGGTATCTGAATACATCGCCAAGCTGCGTTTCTCAGTGCCGGGTGTTGGCCTGATTTCTCCACCGCCGCATCACGATATTTATTCGATTGAAGATCTGGCGCAGCTCATCCACGACCTGAAGAATTCGAATCCATCGGCATCGATTTCGGTCAAGCTGGTGTCCGAAGTGGGCGTGGGGACGGTGGCGGCTGGTGTGTCGAAGGCTAAGGCTGATCACATCGTCGTGTCGGGTTTTGACGGCGGCACGGGCGCATCACCCTTGTCGTCTATCAAGCATGCGGGTACGCCGTGGGAATTGGGTTTGGCGGAAGCGCAGCAAACGCTGGTGTTGAACCAGTTGCGCGGTCGCGTCGCGCTGCAGGTGGATGGTCAGTTGAAAACCGGTCGCGATGTGTTGATCGGTGCGTTGCTGGGCGCGGATGAGTTCGGTTTTGCCACGGCCCCACTGGTCGTGCAAGGTTGCATCATGATGCGTAAGTGTCACCTCAATACCTGCCCGGTTGGCGTGGCTACGCAAGACCCTGAGTTGCGCCGCAAATTCACTGGTCAACCTGAACACGTGGTGAATTACTTCTTCTTTGTAGCCGAAGAAGTGCGCGAATTGATGGCGCAGATGGGGATACGCCGCTTTGTCGATCTGATCGGACGTTCCGATTTGCTGGATGTCAAACACAGCATCGCACACTGGAAGTCGCAAGGGTTGGATTTTTCCAAGGTATTCCATCAGCCCGCAGTCGCGGCATCAGTGGCGCGTCAGCATGCTGAACAGCAGGATCACGAACTGGACCGTGCGCTCGACAACACGCTGATTGCCGGTGCCAAGGCGGCCCTTGAGAATCAGGTTGCTGTGGTGATTGAGAGTCCGATCCGTAACGTAAACCGTACGGTCGGCACCATGTTGTCGCATCAGGTTGCACGCCGTTACGGTAATGCCGGATTGCCTGCTGATACCATTCGTGTCAACTTCAAGGGGACGGCAGGGCAAAGTTTCGGCGCATTCCTGTCGCACGGCATTTCGTTTGAATTGCGCGGCGAAGGCAACGACTACGTTGGCAAGGGGCTGTGCGGCGGACGCATCGCGATCATGCCGCCTGCAGAAGCGAAGCTCGTGGCATCAGAAAACATCATCGTCGGCAATACCGTGTTGTACGGTGCGACCTCGGGCGAATGTTATTTCAACGGCGTGGCGGGTGAGCGCTTTGCCGTGCGTAACTCGGGTGCCATCGCCGTTGTCGAGGGGCTAGGCGATCACGGCTGCGAGTACATGACCGGTGGTATGGTTATCGTGCTGGGACAGACAGGACGAAATTTTGCGGCCGGGATGTCGGGCGGTGTTGCCTATGTGCTGGATGAGACGGGCGATTTTGAGAAACGCTGCAATTTGACCATGGTGGCACTCGAACCGGTTGAGGAAGAGTTAGCTACGCTGGACAGCACGGATGAGCTGCCGTCGAGTCACGGTCGCGTGCATTTCAATCATTTGAACAAGGCGGATGAACATGCGCTGCGCGAACAGATTGAAAAACATCTGCTCTACACCGGCAGCGAGCGCGCAAGGATGGTACTGGAAAATTGGGCAGACTACCTGCCTAAGTTCACCAAGGTCATGCCGACCGACTATCGCCGCGCATTGCAGGAGCAAGCAGCGGAAAATGTTAAGAATGGGGAGGCTGCATAA
- the hemE gene encoding uroporphyrinogen decarboxylase, giving the protein MNFKLKNDTFLRALLRQPTEYTPLWMMRQAGRFLPEYRATRARAGSFLGLCKNPDFATEVTMQPLDRYPLDAAILFSDILTVPDAMGLGLYFADGEGPKFERPLRDEAAIMALQVPDIDKTLRYVTDAVSQIRKTLDGRVPLIGFSGSPFTLSCYMVEGGGSDDYARVKTLMYNEPKLMHHILEVTTQAVIAYLNAQIEAGAQAVMIFDSWGGVLSHSAYHEFSLPYTQRIVEGLIKEKDGVRIPNVVFTKGGGLWIDSIAATGCDAIGLDWTMDIGVARQKVGNKVALQGNLDPAVLFANPNAIRNEVEKVLSSYGYGSGHVFNLGHGISQHTNPEHVAAMVAAVHELSRKYH; this is encoded by the coding sequence ATGAATTTCAAGTTAAAGAATGACACGTTTCTGCGCGCTTTGCTGCGCCAGCCTACTGAATACACGCCGTTATGGATGATGCGTCAGGCAGGTCGTTTTCTGCCTGAGTACCGTGCAACGCGCGCACGTGCTGGCAGCTTTCTGGGTCTGTGCAAGAATCCTGATTTTGCGACCGAAGTAACCATGCAGCCACTGGATCGCTATCCGCTCGATGCGGCAATTTTGTTCTCCGATATTCTGACTGTGCCCGATGCGATGGGACTGGGGTTGTACTTTGCTGATGGCGAGGGCCCTAAATTTGAGCGTCCCCTGCGCGATGAAGCGGCGATTATGGCGTTACAAGTGCCGGATATCGATAAAACTCTGCGTTATGTAACTGACGCGGTCTCACAGATTCGCAAGACGCTCGACGGTCGCGTGCCGTTGATCGGTTTTTCCGGTAGTCCATTCACTTTGTCATGCTACATGGTTGAAGGCGGTGGCAGCGATGATTACGCACGCGTGAAAACCCTGATGTACAACGAGCCTAAATTGATGCATCACATTCTGGAAGTTACGACCCAGGCCGTGATTGCCTATTTGAATGCGCAGATCGAAGCGGGCGCCCAGGCCGTGATGATCTTCGATTCGTGGGGCGGTGTATTGTCGCATTCCGCCTACCATGAGTTTTCGCTTCCTTATACACAACGAATCGTGGAAGGTCTGATCAAGGAAAAAGACGGCGTGCGTATTCCGAATGTCGTATTCACCAAAGGTGGCGGACTGTGGATCGACAGCATTGCCGCGACGGGTTGCGATGCGATCGGCCTGGACTGGACGATGGATATCGGTGTTGCACGTCAGAAGGTGGGCAATAAAGTCGCGCTGCAGGGCAATCTTGATCCGGCAGTTCTGTTTGCAAATCCTAATGCGATTCGCAACGAAGTAGAGAAAGTGCTGAGCAGCTACGGTTACGGTAGCGGTCATGTATTTAATCTGGGTCATGGGATTTCGCAGCATACCAACCCTGAGCATGTTGCAGCGATGGTGGCAGCCGTGCATGAGCTGAGCCGAAAATACCACTAG
- a CDS encoding glutamate synthase subunit beta, with amino-acid sequence MGKPTGFMEFDRLSEASLPVADRLANYNEFVLHLTDDQAKTQGARCMDCGVPFCTSGCPVNNIIPDWNDLVFRGNWRAALDVLHSTNNFPEFTGRLCPAPCEAACTLNINNDAVGIKSIEHAIIDKGWENGWVVPQVPAQKTGKKVAVVGSGPAGMACAQQLARAGHDVTVFEKNSRIGGLMRYGIPDFKMEKSHIDRRVAQMEAEGVTFKTSTFIGSECEAGVNNMAVATISPEALLAQFDAVVLSGGAETPRDLPVPGRELSGIYNAMQFLPQQNRVNAGDVLPEQLRATGKHVVVIGGGDTGSDCVGTSNRHGALSVTQIEVMPRAPEQENKPLTWPNWPLKLRTSSSHEEGCNRDWAIATKEFVGSNGKLEKIRAVRVEWQAGKMIEIASSEFELKADLVFLAMGFVSPVQKVLEAFGVEKDARGNIKANTDDYRTSVERVFTAGDMRRGQSLIVWAIREGRQCARSVDEFLMGSSVLPR; translated from the coding sequence ATGGGTAAGCCAACGGGTTTTATGGAGTTCGACCGTCTGTCAGAGGCAAGCTTGCCGGTGGCTGACCGACTCGCGAACTACAATGAGTTTGTGTTGCATTTGACCGACGATCAGGCCAAGACGCAAGGTGCGCGCTGCATGGATTGCGGCGTGCCGTTTTGTACTTCGGGTTGCCCGGTCAACAACATTATTCCTGACTGGAATGATCTGGTGTTTCGCGGTAACTGGCGTGCGGCGCTCGATGTGCTGCATTCAACCAACAACTTCCCTGAATTTACCGGACGTCTGTGTCCCGCGCCTTGCGAAGCGGCCTGTACACTGAATATCAATAATGATGCGGTGGGTATCAAGTCCATCGAGCATGCGATTATCGATAAAGGTTGGGAAAATGGCTGGGTCGTGCCTCAAGTGCCGGCTCAGAAAACGGGCAAAAAAGTAGCGGTGGTCGGTTCTGGCCCCGCCGGTATGGCCTGCGCGCAACAGCTGGCACGTGCCGGTCACGATGTAACGGTGTTCGAGAAAAACAGCCGCATTGGTGGCTTGATGCGTTACGGTATTCCTGATTTCAAGATGGAAAAATCGCACATCGACCGCCGTGTTGCTCAGATGGAAGCGGAGGGGGTCACATTTAAAACTTCGACGTTTATCGGCTCCGAGTGCGAGGCAGGCGTCAATAACATGGCCGTTGCGACGATTTCCCCTGAAGCGCTGCTCGCTCAATTCGATGCGGTGGTTTTGTCGGGTGGTGCTGAAACGCCGCGTGATTTACCGGTTCCAGGACGTGAACTGTCTGGAATTTATAACGCGATGCAGTTTTTACCGCAGCAAAATCGTGTCAATGCAGGGGATGTCTTGCCGGAACAGCTTCGCGCCACTGGAAAACATGTGGTCGTGATTGGTGGCGGTGATACCGGTTCCGATTGTGTCGGTACTTCGAATCGTCACGGCGCACTGTCTGTCACGCAGATCGAAGTAATGCCGCGTGCGCCTGAGCAGGAAAACAAACCCCTAACCTGGCCTAACTGGCCGTTGAAGCTGCGCACCTCGAGCTCGCACGAAGAAGGTTGCAATCGCGACTGGGCGATCGCTACTAAGGAATTCGTTGGTAGCAACGGTAAGCTTGAAAAGATACGCGCAGTACGCGTTGAATGGCAGGCGGGAAAAATGATTGAGATTGCCAGCAGCGAATTCGAACTCAAAGCCGATCTGGTATTTCTGGCGATGGGTTTTGTCAGTCCGGTGCAAAAAGTGTTGGAAGCGTTCGGCGTTGAGAAAGATGCTCGCGGCAATATCAAAGCTAATACCGATGATTACCGTACCAGTGTGGAGCGCGTATTCACGGCGGGCGATATGCGTCGTGGTCAGTCATTGATAGTCTGGGCGATACGCGAAGGCCGTCAGTGCGCACGTTCTGTTGATGAATTCCTGATGGGATCGTCAGTTTTACCGCGTTAA
- a CDS encoding type IV pilus modification PilV family protein: MIPAPNLKSSQQGIVILEAMIAILIFSMGVLAIVGLQAAMLKNTVDSEFRTDASYIAQQRIGQMWTDPANLASYVQAATAIPELPNGTLAVTQSGTQYTVTVTWQQPGQIQHNITTTANINGG; encoded by the coding sequence ATGATTCCTGCGCCAAATCTAAAATCTTCCCAACAGGGCATCGTCATCCTCGAGGCGATGATCGCCATCCTGATTTTTTCGATGGGGGTACTGGCCATCGTTGGTTTGCAAGCCGCAATGCTGAAAAATACCGTCGACTCGGAATTTCGCACCGATGCCAGCTACATTGCACAGCAACGAATAGGGCAAATGTGGACGGACCCTGCCAATCTGGCAAGCTATGTGCAAGCGGCGACCGCGATACCCGAGCTGCCTAACGGCACACTCGCCGTGACGCAATCCGGAACCCAGTACACCGTAACGGTCACCTGGCAGCAACCGGGGCAGATTCAGCACAACATCACCACCACAGCCAATATCAACGGGGGATAA
- a CDS encoding PilW family protein encodes MSSKHLPLRQSGFTLVELMVGMTIGLLVAVIILQVLSVFEAQKRTTTGTADAQTNGSIALFNIGRELQQGGYPLVPITNPALKCTAVTVGGIADTISRLSPVTLTDGTSDSLTVRYGDSLMGGVPTQTAALPAGSLSTAAPARDVTVLNNFGCSTSSDVILISSGSNCALSSGFATSGTTSTITFADATDADTLTTAAIIAAPPGVTNIACLGSWHEVSYRVNAGNLERQDGIASAFVANVAGIVNIQAQYGISATANSNQVIQWVDPSGGTWAAPTTANRNLIKAIRIAVVARNAKMEAGNVSSACSSTTASSPTGLCAWAGNAVSPAPAIDLSADANWRRYRYRVFETILPLRNMIWSKDTL; translated from the coding sequence ATGAGTTCAAAACACCTCCCCTTACGTCAATCGGGATTCACCTTAGTCGAATTGATGGTGGGCATGACCATCGGCCTGCTCGTGGCCGTGATCATCTTGCAGGTACTCTCAGTCTTCGAAGCACAAAAGCGCACAACGACCGGCACCGCAGACGCCCAGACCAACGGCAGTATCGCCTTGTTCAATATCGGCCGCGAACTGCAACAAGGAGGTTACCCCTTGGTTCCCATCACCAACCCCGCACTCAAATGCACAGCGGTAACGGTAGGGGGCATAGCGGACACCATCTCACGCTTGTCTCCGGTCACACTGACTGACGGCACAAGCGACAGTCTCACGGTGCGTTACGGAGATTCACTGATGGGCGGCGTTCCCACCCAAACAGCTGCACTACCGGCAGGTTCATTAAGCACGGCAGCACCTGCCAGAGATGTGACGGTCCTTAACAACTTCGGCTGCAGCACCAGCAGCGATGTCATTTTGATCAGCAGTGGCAGTAATTGCGCACTTTCCAGCGGTTTCGCCACATCAGGCACCACCTCGACGATCACCTTTGCCGACGCCACCGATGCAGATACTCTGACCACCGCGGCCATTATCGCCGCACCGCCCGGGGTCACCAACATTGCCTGCCTAGGATCGTGGCATGAGGTATCTTACCGGGTCAATGCCGGCAATCTTGAGCGTCAGGATGGAATTGCCTCTGCTTTCGTAGCTAATGTCGCTGGCATCGTCAATATACAGGCGCAATACGGCATATCCGCCACAGCCAACTCCAATCAGGTCATTCAATGGGTAGATCCGAGCGGCGGCACCTGGGCCGCCCCTACGACTGCCAATCGCAATTTAATCAAGGCAATCCGCATCGCCGTCGTCGCACGCAATGCAAAGATGGAGGCGGGCAATGTCAGCAGCGCCTGCAGTTCGACCACCGCCTCTAGTCCTACCGGTCTGTGCGCGTGGGCGGGCAATGCCGTCTCACCTGCGCCTGCCATTGACTTGAGCGCGGATGCCAACTGGCGCCGTTACCGTTACCGGGTATTTGAAACCATCCTCCCCTTGCGCAACATGATCTGGTCCAAGGATACGCTATGA
- a CDS encoding type IV pilin protein, with the protein MSKQRGFTLVELLVVIAVIGILASIAIPSYSDYSIRGKLIEGTSQLSDARVKMEQFYQDNRTYAGGTCPAATANFTYACSNLTTTTYTITATGKSALSTYSYTINESNVKASTTPWGDNTTCWVTNKGGGC; encoded by the coding sequence ATGAGCAAGCAACGAGGCTTCACGCTGGTTGAACTGTTAGTCGTTATCGCCGTGATCGGCATTCTGGCAAGCATCGCCATACCCAGTTACAGCGACTACTCAATCCGCGGCAAGCTTATCGAAGGCACATCGCAACTCTCCGACGCACGCGTCAAAATGGAGCAGTTTTATCAGGACAATCGCACTTATGCGGGCGGCACCTGCCCCGCTGCCACCGCCAATTTTACCTATGCATGCAGCAACCTGACCACCACGACTTATACGATAACTGCAACCGGCAAAAGCGCTCTCTCAACTTACAGCTACACCATTAACGAGTCGAACGTAAAAGCATCCACCACCCCTTGGGGCGACAACACCACTTGCTGGGTCACGAACAAGGGAGGTGGCTGTTGA
- a CDS encoding pilus assembly PilX family protein, with amino-acid sequence MKHLSKSASYAKQRGIALFFALIALLAISLAAVALIRSVDTSTLIAGNLAFKQSATTSGDAGVEAAMSWMSTIETANAGLSVLTQIAHPFNNTGGIAGALNPGYYSSLDATLSLTDGTGIQWNANDSCGTGPNCADAVDPSGNTTRYIIQRMCRNANQLVPAANCLFSGAALDNGGHATPLPQNVCIGEGCPSSGQAPQNRITSRTTGPRNTVSYIQAFVY; translated from the coding sequence ATGAAACACCTATCCAAATCAGCAAGTTATGCAAAGCAACGTGGCATTGCTCTGTTTTTTGCGCTGATCGCGCTGCTGGCCATTTCGCTTGCTGCCGTCGCACTGATACGCTCAGTCGATACCAGCACGCTCATTGCAGGCAATCTTGCCTTCAAACAATCCGCGACAACCTCAGGGGATGCCGGGGTTGAAGCGGCGATGTCCTGGATGTCCACGATAGAAACTGCCAATGCAGGACTCTCCGTGTTAACACAAATCGCACATCCGTTTAACAACACGGGTGGCATAGCAGGCGCGCTCAATCCCGGCTACTATTCAAGCCTTGATGCTACACTCAGCCTGACCGATGGCACGGGTATCCAGTGGAATGCAAATGACAGTTGCGGCACGGGGCCCAATTGTGCAGATGCCGTCGATCCGAGTGGTAATACTACCCGCTACATCATCCAGCGCATGTGCCGCAATGCCAACCAGCTTGTTCCGGCAGCGAACTGTCTGTTCAGCGGAGCAGCACTCGACAACGGCGGTCACGCCACCCCGCTTCCACAAAATGTTTGCATAGGGGAAGGTTGCCCTTCATCTGGGCAGGCTCCACAAAATCGCATTACCTCAAGAACCACCGGCCCCAGAAATACCGTCAGTTACATACAGGCATTCGTATATTAG
- a CDS encoding GspH/FimT family pseudopilin: MNTYNKSRGFSLIELMVTIVVMAILASVAVPNFQSWLRNTQIRNAAESVTNGLQRARAEAVSRNTKITFVLGADTGWTVTVVSTATDIERRLAAEGSKNVTRTVLPATSSTVTFNSFGLIDAANADGSVPFNQVDLTATGSNQPLRVTIGTGGNAKMCDPALPSSNPRGC, from the coding sequence TTGAACACCTACAATAAATCTCGAGGCTTCTCGCTCATTGAATTGATGGTCACTATCGTCGTGATGGCGATTCTGGCATCGGTTGCCGTCCCGAACTTCCAGTCATGGCTACGCAACACGCAAATCCGCAATGCGGCCGAATCGGTAACGAATGGACTGCAGCGTGCCCGCGCTGAAGCCGTGTCACGAAACACAAAAATCACTTTTGTACTCGGTGCGGATACGGGATGGACTGTCACGGTGGTATCGACCGCCACGGACATTGAACGGCGACTTGCCGCTGAGGGGTCAAAAAATGTTACCCGCACCGTGCTGCCGGCAACGTCCAGCACCGTCACCTTTAACAGTTTTGGCCTGATCGATGCCGCCAATGCGGATGGTTCAGTGCCCTTTAACCAAGTGGATCTAACCGCCACAGGCAGCAATCAACCTTTGCGCGTCACGATAGGCACGGGCGGCAACGCCAAAATGTGCGACCCCGCCTTGCCCTCCTCCAACCCACGCGGATGCTAA